A part of Gossypium hirsutum isolate 1008001.06 chromosome A07, Gossypium_hirsutum_v2.1, whole genome shotgun sequence genomic DNA contains:
- the LOC121231815 gene encoding F-box protein SNE → MVQNHHCEDHETVGENKEKRPKFFINDHVDILIEILKRLDGRSLCVAASVCRLWCTIARNDSLWENLCFRHVSPPPSSVRSVVLALGGYKRLYTGCVRPVRSRLGRMRKASWSRDEVQLSLSLFCVDYYERLGGSNSSGRLVGESSPSSLMFLCKPVNV, encoded by the coding sequence ATGGTGCAAAACCACCACTGTGAAGACCACGAGACAGTCGGAGAGAACAAGGAAAAAAGACCCAAGTTCTTTATCAATGACCACGTAGACATCCTCATAGAAATCCTCAAACGCCTCGACGGCCGTTCCCTTTGCGTCGCCGCCAGCGTCTGCCGTCTCTGGTGCACGATTGCTCGCAATGACTCCCTCTGGGAAAACCTCTGCTTCCGCCACGTGTCTCCTCCACCTTCCAGCGTCCGTTCCGTGGTTCTTGCCCTGGGCGGCTACAAACGCCTCTACACGGGTTGCGTGAGACCGGTGCGGAGCCGACTTGGACGAATGAGGAAAGCCTCCTGGTCTCGCGACGAGGTCCAGCTCTCGTTGTCTTTGTTTTGCGTTGATTATTACGAAAGGCTTGGTGGAAGTAATAGCAGCGGGAGGCTCGTCGGGGAATCGTCACCATCGTCGCTAATGTTCCTTTGCAAGCCTGTTAACGTTTGA